The nucleotide window AACCTCTACTTCGCTTTGTAGGGATTCTTTCTGTTCGGCTTCTTCGGTATCCATGTCAATAGATGCACACTCAATCTGTGCATGGTATCCCATTGCCCAAACGAGCTCATCAATTTGTTTCGACTCATCCGGATTAGGGGTTAACACAAGTACCGAAGTACCGTCTTTGTCTTCTCTTTTGTTAACCTGCTCAAGTGCAGGAATAATAAAAGAGGCGATTCTGCTGCTTCCTTGCTCGGCTTTAATAAGTGCATCATTACCTTCAAGTACAGCGGGGATAACTTCTTCTTGTAATTCAGTAAGTTCAGTATAATTAATGTCTTGAAGCCCGCTCATGATGTTGGGGCTCAAATTTAGTTCTTCAAACTTCAACGTTCTATCCTTTGTTTTATTCATGTTTGTTCTTCATGCATTCGCTTCAAAACCAAGCGATGCTAATCAATGGCTGAATATACAAAACTTATAGGCTTTGCTCATCTGATTTAACAGCCGGTTGCTTGTCATTCTTAAACAATGTTGCTACTGACAGTTCGTACCCCGTGCGTTTAATATAAACGAGGGTAGCCCCCAACATTATTGCCATTCCCAGTAATCCTAATAATCCAGCTTCTGGCCCAAAAGCGCCGCCGGTCCAGAATTCGGGGCCGCTTTGATGGGTTTTTAAGAGCGTAACTTCAATGGTTTGACCACTGACGGGAAATCCCAAAAAGCCTGCCATTACAAAATTCCAGCTGAAATGTAATCCCACTGAAAGTCCCAAGCTACCTGTTAAAATGTAGGGCACTGCGAGTATCACACCAGCCAACATAATATTGAATGTGGATATAATTGAAGCATTTGGATTGAATATATGCAGCAATCCGAACAGGGAAGAAGTAAGCAAGATGGCAACTATTAGCGCAGTATTTAGCCCTATTGCGGGATATGTTATCCCCTCGGTAATATTGAGCAACTGATAGCCGCGGGAAAATAGTTCTTCGTGAAACCC belongs to Fodinibius sp. Rm-B-1B1-1 and includes:
- a CDS encoding type II CAAX endopeptidase family protein, which gives rise to MNNIFINNDEQRLRAGWRLLIQFIFMFLLVGFGILSVQQIWTNPLRVYTTAPQFIGITLSVWLAAKLLDHRSFFDYGLNFNRQWTKDFLAGCLIAAIAISTVFAIQWSLGWVTITDFGWNVPSKTPFAVGIVSLFLSMLMVGFHEELFSRGYQLLNITEGITYPAIGLNTALIVAILLTSSLFGLLHIFNPNASIISTFNIMLAGVILAVPYILTGSLGLSVGLHFSWNFVMAGFLGFPVSGQTIEVTLLKTHQSGPEFWTGGAFGPEAGLLGLLGMAIMLGATLVYIKRTGYELSVATLFKNDKQPAVKSDEQSL